The Candidatus Nanosynbacter featherlites region ATGCCGAAAGCGCATCATTCCGCTCAATCATTGGCGACGTCTCAAAAGACATTGAAAGTGGTTTGTCATTTGCTGATGCGCTGGCGCGACACCCCGACACCTTCAATGATGTCTACGTTAACATGGTTCGCGCTGGTGAAACCGGTGGTATTTTGGACGACATTTTGAAGCGTTTGGCTTTGCAGCAAGAAAAATCAGCATCCATCAAGAAAAAGGTTAAAGGAGCCATGACCTATCCAATGGTGCTGATCGTCATTACTATTGGTGCATTTTTTGGCTTGATGATCTTTGTCCTGCCAATGATCGGTAAAACCATCAAAGATTTGGCGGGAGAAGATGCCGAACTGCCAGCCTTAACCCAAGCCATGCTGGGGATCAGCGCCTTTATGGTCAACTTCTGGTACATTCTACTACCGCTGGTCGGTGCGGCAATTTATGGTTTCTTGCGCTACATCAAAACGCCTGGCGGCAAGAAAAAATACCATCACTTTTTGGTACATGGACCGATCATCGGCAAAATTATGAAAAAAATCGCCATCGCTCGCTTCACTCGAACCTTCTCTTCCCTCATCGGTGCTGGTGTGGCTGTGCTGGAAGCGCTGGAAGTGACCTCCAAAGCAGTTGGTAACAGCGTCTATGAAGAGTCGCTCACTGGCGCCGCCAAGCGCGTGAAAAACGGTGAGGTATTTTCTAAAATCATCGCTGAAGATGAGGTGCTGTACCCACCGATTGTGGCGCAGATGTTGGCAGTCGGTGAAGAAACCGGACAAACCGACCAAGTTTTGGTTAAGGTTGCTGATTTCTATGAGGAAGAGGTCGATACTGCCATTGCCGGCATCAGTTCCACCATTGAGCCAGTGATGATTGTCTTCATGGGTGGCATGGTCGGTCTAATCGCCGCCAGTGTGATGATGCCAATTACTGGATTGGCAAATCAAATTAAGGGTTAGCAAATCAAATTGGTTATGGTATACTAAAAAAGAATTATATAAATGTGTGGGCAATATTGTGAGTTCTATATTTTACAAAAATAAACCAATCATTGGATTTGATTTCAGCAAAATAGGCGCCCGAGTCATGTCACTGGACGTTGCAAAAATGAGCGTTCACGGCTACGGCGCTATTGATTTCGATCCATCCAAGATGTCTGACGACTTAGAAGTCTGCTCAGACTATATCGTTACACGTATCAACGAATTGTTTGAAAAAAACTTAGTTGGCAAACTGAACAGCAATCGAGCTGTCCTCAGCCTGCCAACGTCACGCACCTTTTCACGTACCTTTACCGTACCTAAAGCTCAGGAAGCGTCTTTGCGAGACGCCGTCAACCTGGAAGTCGAACAGTATATACCGATGCCGCCAGACCTGCTCTATGTTGACCACCAGATCATCAAGCGTGACAAAGATTCACTGACCGTACTAATGTGCGCTGCGCCGAAAAAAGATATCGAAGTGATGACGACCATCGCCAAACAGTGTGGTATTGAAATTGCCATGATCGAGCCAAGCATCAACGCCATCGCCCGCATCCTAAAATCAACTGAAAGCGGCGGGTTACCAACCGTCATCTTGGACATTGGACCATCAACCACAGACATTGCGATCCTCGACTCTGTCATACGCGTGACTTCTGGTGTCAACATCGGCGGTAACACGTTCACTCTCAACATCGCCAAGAAGCTCAATACACCACTAGAGGCAGCTCATCAGCTGAAAGTTCTGAGTGGTCTGAATTCTGGACCAAAACAGGCGCAAATTACCAGCGCGCTTAAACCAAGCCTGGAAACGGTCGTTAAAGAAACCCAAAAAATTATCCGCTACTACTCTGAACACTTTCCGAACGAGCCAAAGATGGAACAATTACTAATCGTCGGTAGCGGCAGTAACATTCCAGGATTGGGTGATTACTTCACTAACGAGCTGATGATGCCGAGTCGTACGGCGAGCCCTTGGCAAGCATTGAACTTTAGCTCACTACAGCCGCCAACGAAGCAGCTTCGGACTCACTTGATGACGGTTGCAGGTTTAGCGCTGGTTGATCCAAAGGAGATTTGGAAATGATAAACTTATTGCCTCAAGACGAAAAACGTCAAATCATCGCCGGACAAACCAACAGATTACTCGCGCGTTACTGTGTCATTTCGTTAGCATTGGCAGCACTACTGTTCATCTACATCGGCATATCCTACTTCATCTTGATGAAGTCCAAGTCAGATGCTGAACAAACCATTGCTGAAAGTAACCGACAATTATCACAATATCAAGAAGTTCAACGACAAGCCAAGCAATTCTCTGATAATCTTAAGGTTGCAAAATCCATCTTGGATAAAGAAGTACCGTATTCAAAGATTGCCGTAAAAATAGCTCAGGTGTTACCAAAAAACATCGTCCTGCAGTCTCTAGATCTGGATGCAACTACTTTCGGTAAGCCAGTCAGTCTCACTACCAAAGGAAAAAGTTACAATGACGCTCTGGAACTAAAAACTGCCCTAGAGAATAAGAAAGATATATTCCAAAACGTCCACCTAGTGTCAGTAACCGCCAATGAGGCAAAGGACGGCTATCCAATGTCAATCGTCATCAGCGTTGTTATTCGCCCGGAGGTGATAAAATCATGAACATACAAAAACTTCAATTAAATGCAACCTTGGCTCGCATCCTACTGTCGCTAGCCTTAGTCTTGATACTGCTTGTCATGACCGCTGGTTTCTACATGGCATACAGCTTCATGAAAGACTCGGCCCAACAAGTTGCGGGTGTGCAAGCTGATGCGAAAGCCGCTGACAAAAAACTACAAGACGTCAGATTACTCTCAAGCAAGCTGGAAAAATATCAAGATAGCGTTAAGAAGGCTGAAAAGATTGTCGCTGAGTCCACCAGCTACCAATACCAAAACCAGATTATCAACGACATCACTGCCTACGCTCGACAGGCCGGTGTCGGCATCTCATCATTCACCTTCCAGGATGATAGCGCAGCATCGGGCGGCAAGAGCAGCTCTTCAACAGCCAGCAAAACGCCAACTACGCCAAGCAGTCCGTCTCCGTCTGGGGCTAAAAGCACCTCAGTCTCCATCCAGATGGACAAACACCTCAATTACGTACGCTTCTTGCAATTCTTACACCTACTAGAACAAAACCTGACCCGTATGCAAGTAGCAAACATATCCCTCGCCAAAGGAGAGAATCCACAAGAAGTTGAATCACAAGCATTAAAATTGGAGCTTTACTTACGATGAACAACTCACCATCTGTCGGACAATTAGGCGTAATCCTGGCACGGTTTCTACACCGCTATCACATTACGTTGTACACCATGACCATCGTGATCGCAGTCTCAGTCGCAATTTTCTTAATCAGCAGTGTCACCAGCTCCGGTGATGATGTTGATGCAAAAGTTGTAGAGACTACCAAATTTGACACCAATACTATCGATCGCATCAAAGAGTATAACAGCTCATCACAAGCAGCAAAGCCATTCTCTCTGCCGGGCAGCGGAAGAATTAACCCATTTGTCGAGTAAGGTAGTATAATAGATACTGTATGTTAATTTCAGCCAGCAGATTTATGAACACTCCGGTGATGAGCCTCCAGACAGGTGCGGAGTTAGGCAGGACTGCTCGCGAAATAATCGATCCGCGTAACTTATCAATCGTGGCTTATGAACTGGAAGGGCCACTCCTTGATCAGCGCCCAACCCTGCTTAGGCTAGATGACGTGCGAGAGATCGGCCCACTCGGTATGATCATCGACTCGGCTGATGAACTCGTCGGTGTTTCAGACGTTATAGAGCTACAAAAAATTTACGAATACAAATTCGTTTTGATGGGCAAACATGTCGTAGAAAAAGACGGTCGTAAAGTCGGTAAAGTTATCGGCTACACGGTGATGGCTGGCAGCTTTCTCATTCAGCAGCTTAGCGTGAAGCGTCCACTGCTTCGCAGTTTTGGCGATACCGAAATGCTCATTCACCGCTCACAAATCGTCAAAGTGACCGACGATCAGATAGTCGTAAAATCAGCAACTGTTCCACGTCAAGAACAGCACGTCGAGAAGCCGGTTTTACAGGCCTACGAAAATCCTTTCCGCAAAAAGCAGGCATCGTAAAGCCTCAGTTATTTACTTCTTCAACATCATTCAAAGCAGACACCACATCGTCATAGGAAAAGCCTTGACGCACCAGATACTGCACGAACTTTTGTCTATCACCCGCATATCGACGGTGCTTTTTGGCGATAACTTTCCTCAGCTCCTGCTCGTCCGTACGGTCAGTTTTTTCAAGCGTTTGCGCGATGATGTCTGCGTGAACACCCTTTGAACGCAGCTCAGCCGTCAATTTACGCCGACTTACGCCTTTGCTGAGCTGACGATTTTCCACCCACCACCGCGCAAACGCTTCGTCATTAACATATGCTTTCTGCTGGAGCTTACTCAGCACTCGCGACGCCACCCGCTCTGAATAGACCACAGGATTGTTCATACCAGTTTGCCTCTTACGAAGCGCTGGCTGAGTTTTTCGCCATAGATAATCCCTGACTTCCTTAACTGAATGTGGTCGCCGCAAGCAATATTCAAGCGCCCGCATATACAGCTTGCCAAATTGGCTCTCTTCTTGCAGCTCCTCCAACTCCCCATCACTCAATTCACGGCCGACCTTAAGATTTAAGTCAGTCACCTGAGTGATGTCCAAACTGAAGCTATATACGCCATCAACACTCACATTAACACGGTTGTTATCGCGAGCCTGAAGAGAGATGTCAGTGATTTTCATAAAAATATTATAACGCGAAAACAGTGAGCTCGCTACTGGCAGAGGCTACTCAACTACCTCGACCACCTTGCCATGCACGCCGTTGTAGCAAGCAGCAGCACGCGGTTCGGTGATGACCGGTAGTTGCCCTGGAATAGCGCTCATATTAACGTCGTCCAGCGTACCGGCCTCGACGCAACCAAGCGTGATGTGCGGGCGGAAGCCATCGACATCCAGCCCCGGATGAATACCATCCAGTGCCGCGAGTAATTGCTGGCGCGCCTCAACCATCCAGGCAGTTTTCTGCGTGCGCAGCTCCACCCAAACACAGTTGCCCGCTTTATCTGGCAAGAAGTTAACTCCATCAAGTACCAGCCTTCCGAGGACCGGCAGCGCCGCAGCGGCCGCCTTGAGGCGTGGCATATCCTGCTCAGTCACGTTAATCAATGTCACGTGTGGAATAAACTCACCAAAGTCAAGGTTCATTTTTTCTGATAATTCTCGAAGATACGCATTCTGCTTATCATCAAAGACGAGGCTGACTGACGCCATATGTTTTTCGACTGGATATGCGGTTTCTGCTGCGCGTATTAGTTTTCTCCTTCTTTTACTTTCTCCCGAACCTTCTGATCAATTTCTGCCAAAACCTCAGGGTTTTCTTTCAGATACAATTTAGTTTTATCGCGGCCCTGACCGATGGTTTCGCCGTTATATTTGTAAAAGGCGCCAGATTTTTCGACGATGCCGTGCGTAGCTGCCAGGTCAAGAATATCGCCAGTTTTAGAAATACCTTCGTTATACATAATGTCAAACTCAGCGATGCGGAATGGTGGCGCAATCTTATTTTTCACCACTTTGATCTTGGTGCGGTTACCGCGGATATCATCGCCAACCTTGATCTGCCCGATCCGGCGGATATCCACCCGCTGCGAAGCGTAAAACTTCAGCGCGTTACCACCCGTCGTGGTCTCAGGATTGCCAAACATCACACCAATCTTCATGCGAATCTGGTTGATGAAAATCACCGTCGCTTTCGACTTGTTGATGATACCAGTCAATTTACGCAGTGCTTGGCTCATCAGTCGTGCCTGCAGGCCCATGTGCGAATCACCCATATCGCCGTCAATTTCTGCTTGCGGGGTCAGTGCTGCCACCGAGTCCACCACGATGAGGTCCACCGCGTTTGAGCGCACCAAGGTTTCAGTAATTTCCAGCGCCTGCTCACCGTTGTCTGGCTGCGATACCAATAGGTTTTCGGTATCCACACCCAACCGCTTGGCGTAGGCCGGGTCAAGCGCATGCTCAGCGTCGATGAACGCTGCCGTACCGCCTTGCTTTTGAATTTCGGCGATAGCATGTAGCGTCAACGTCGTCTTACCTGAACTTTCCGGGCCATAAATCTCGATGATGCGCCCCTTTGGATAGCCACCACCCAGTGCCAAATCAAGACTCAACGAACCCGATGGAATCACTTCAACATCAACCTTGTGCGCCTCGCCGAGCTTCATGATTGAGCCATCACCAAACTGTTTGGTGATTTGATCCATCGCTAGACCCAACGCTTTCAATTTCCCGTCATCAATCTTTTTCTCTGCCGCTACCGACTTTTCAGTTTTTACTGCCTTTTTCTCATCAGTCTTAGCCATGATATTCCCCTCCTTACTTGATACTTTTATTATACATTCTCTAGGGCTTAGGACCAAATTTTGCTATAATAGCAGTATATGAAAAAATGCTCCGGATTTACCGTTATTGAATTATTGTTTGTCATCATCATGCTGACCGTTGGCTTGGGTATTGCGGTGGTACAGATCGGAAAAGTAAAAAATGCCAGTGATGACAGTCACAAGAAAACAGCCATCAATGCCATGTACTACAGCCTGGAAGAAAGCTTCTACAAACAGCACGGCTACTACCCAGAAACTCTGACTGACGATACCCTACCGACTATGGACAAAGCACTACTCACCGATCCAAAGGGCAAAAAGATTGGCGACGCCAACAGTGCGTATCGTTACGAAACCCAAAACTGCCAAGAAGGAAAATGTAAACACTTCACTTTGAGAGCCAAGCTGGTTAACGAAAGTGACTTTGTCAAAGAAAGTCGCAACAAATAGCTAATCGTCGACTGGACGACCGTTCTTAAAGGCCTCAATGGCGTTATTGACGATTCCTATTTGGTGCTTTGGATTTGCTACAAAATGGAAGATATAAGTAGTCTCTTCACCCTCAGTACTCAATCGAATAGTTCCATAGTTAAAGATCATCTGAATAATTCCTGACTGACGAAAACTAGCATCTTCAATACTACCAAGGCTCACTGTTTGCTCATGGCGAGAAAACAAACTTTCTTGGATTTCTTGAATCACGCTCTCGTTGGTCATATAAAATTGGTTCTGCAGGTAAACCCAAAGTGCTACCGCTCCGCCCAATGCCGCCAAAATAGCAAACAAGGTCGCGATGCCGAACATAGCTGTTGGAGATGGTACTGGTAATAAACTTCCACCAGTGATTAGCGATGGATACAAAAAGGCAAAACCAAATATCACCATGATGATAATGACCGTGATAGCAATTGGTGCGACAATACCAATGGGATGGCGTTTGATGTCCAAAATGACATATTCACCTTCGCTCAAGTTAAGCTGTGGGTACTGCGCCACTGACTCTTCGTGTTTGCGCTTCAATTCTTCACTAATCACCATTGGTTGTGGCTCAAGATTACGTACGGTATGAACCACATCTGGTTCATTGGCATACTGGCTACGAATACGTGGATCAAAATTCTGCCCCTCCATCGACTCTGGAAGCACAGTTACGTGAGACGGGCGCTGCGCAGCTGTCGACTGTGGCTCTTCTGGTTGCGCATCTTGCGGCGGATGATAATACAGCGGCCTGCCCTCAACATCATATGCAGCTGGCTGTTGATTATTCGACTGGTGGTCCTTCGTATCCATATCTACAGTTTATCATTTTTTAGGTTGATATCCCAAATGCGCCTGAGCACGCAGAGTGATGCGCCGACCGCGCGGTGTACGCTCAATGAAGCCGATTTGCAGCAGATACGGCTCATAAAAATCCTCAATTGTCGTCGCTTCATCGCCAGTCAGCGCAGCAATGGTCGTTAGCCCCACGGGATTATCGCCATAATTTTCTAGGATTGATTGCAGTAAATTACGGTCGGCTGGGTCTAATCCCAGCTCGTCTACTTCCAACATTTCCAAGGCGCTCGTTGTGGTTTTCACATCAATTATGCCGTCACCATTTACGTCAGCGTAGTCGCGTACGCGCTTGAGCAGGCGGTTGGCGATACGCGGCGTCAAGCGAGCCCGCGTCGACAACAAGTTCGCCGCTTCATGCCGAATTGACGACTCCAGGATGGCTGCACTCCGCGTCACAATTTTCGCAATGTCCTCTGGCTCGTAAAATTCTAAGCGGTAAATATGCCCAAATCGATCGCGCAGCGGCGCTGCCAGACTACCCGTCCGCGTCGTTGCGCCAATCACCGTAAACTGCGGTAAATCCAGCCGAATTGACCGGGCTGCCGGCCCTTTGCCGATGACGATGTCTAGCTTGAAATCTTCCATGGCTGAGTATAAAATCTCTTCCACCGCCCGACCGAGCCGATGAATTTCATCGATGAACAAGATGTCGCCGTCCGCCAAATTGGTCAAAATTGACGCCAAATCACCAGCTTTTTCAATGGCCGGACCGCTGGTGATCCGTAAATTCGTCCCCATCTCATTGGCGATCACCGTCGCCATGGTGGTCTTGCCCAGTCCCGGCGGGCCGTACAGCAGCACATGATCCAGTGGCTCGCCGCGCTTCTTAGCCGCGTCAATCGCTAAGCGCAAATTACGTTTCAATCGCTCCTGACCAACATACTCGCTAAAGCTCTGCGGGCGCAAGCTAACTTCAATCCGCTGCTCCTCGGTATCATCAATATGCGAGCTAGTATCGACTATTCTCTCAATTGCCATATATTCATTATATCATCCAAGCTGGAGCGAACTAAGCTCTTGTAAGCCGACTACGCAGCGCCTGCATAATTTCGCGAAACGTCTCATCACCCACCATATGTACCGCATTCTCTAGGTGTCGTGGCCATTTTGGATCAGGAAATTCCTCGCCAGTAAAGGTAGTACCACCAAGATAGCGCGGATGTAGATGCCAATGTATATGTGTTGGCCGGCCAGCCTTAACCGCATTATTCATCAGGCACTCCCAGTTACACACATCGGCACCAAACGCTTCTTTAACTGCCTGCTCGAGTTGACGAATCACCTGATGTAGCTCCATCCAATCTGCCTCGTCCAGATCCGACAACGTTTCCTTGTGCTGGCGCAGAGTGATAAATGACTTACCCAAATAGCATTGGTTTCTATCGAGTACCGCCACCCAACGTTCAGTCTGCAATATGACATTGTCGTCAGCCGCCGTCTGACCAACCAGCAGCGGACAGATTTCACAATCTTTCTGTGTCGTACATGTATTCATAATACCTCCTGGTATGGATTATACCAGCCATGCACTATTTATTCACATTTACAAAGACACACCTGAACTCGTAAGAACAGTTTTACCAATATGGTACGGAGATGATACCTGCTTCTCCTGAGCCATTGGCCAATCCTGAAATATTTCTTGGCTCGGTTCATCCAGTTCTGGGTTAGTGATGAACTGTCTATTCTCGTCAATCTGGTGCACCATCTGCTCAATCACTTCTTCTGCAACACCAC contains the following coding sequences:
- a CDS encoding type II secretion system F family protein; amino-acid sequence: MVNLKEAGAKTGRKRRRKIKSDELVMFTRQLSSMVSAGVPILRSLESMTEHAESASFRSIIGDVSKDIESGLSFADALARHPDTFNDVYVNMVRAGETGGILDDILKRLALQQEKSASIKKKVKGAMTYPMVLIVITIGAFFGLMIFVLPMIGKTIKDLAGEDAELPALTQAMLGISAFMVNFWYILLPLVGAAIYGFLRYIKTPGGKKKYHHFLVHGPIIGKIMKKIAIARFTRTFSSLIGAGVAVLEALEVTSKAVGNSVYEESLTGAAKRVKNGEVFSKIIAEDEVLYPPIVAQMLAVGEETGQTDQVLVKVADFYEEEVDTAIAGISSTIEPVMIVFMGGMVGLIAASVMMPITGLANQIKG
- the pilM gene encoding pilus assembly protein PilM; the encoded protein is MSLDVAKMSVHGYGAIDFDPSKMSDDLEVCSDYIVTRINELFEKNLVGKLNSNRAVLSLPTSRTFSRTFTVPKAQEASLRDAVNLEVEQYIPMPPDLLYVDHQIIKRDKDSLTVLMCAAPKKDIEVMTTIAKQCGIEIAMIEPSINAIARILKSTESGGLPTVILDIGPSTTDIAILDSVIRVTSGVNIGGNTFTLNIAKKLNTPLEAAHQLKVLSGLNSGPKQAQITSALKPSLETVVKETQKIIRYYSEHFPNEPKMEQLLIVGSGSNIPGLGDYFTNELMMPSRTASPWQALNFSSLQPPTKQLRTHLMTVAGLALVDPKEIWK
- a CDS encoding PilN domain-containing protein — protein: MINLLPQDEKRQIIAGQTNRLLARYCVISLALAALLFIYIGISYFILMKSKSDAEQTIAESNRQLSQYQEVQRQAKQFSDNLKVAKSILDKEVPYSKIAVKIAQVLPKNIVLQSLDLDATTFGKPVSLTTKGKSYNDALELKTALENKKDIFQNVHLVSVTANEAKDGYPMSIVISVVIRPEVIKS
- a CDS encoding regulatory protein RecX — translated: MKITDISLQARDNNRVNVSVDGVYSFSLDITQVTDLNLKVGRELSDGELEELQEESQFGKLYMRALEYCLRRPHSVKEVRDYLWRKTQPALRKRQTGMNNPVVYSERVASRVLSKLQQKAYVNDEAFARWWVENRQLSKGVSRRKLTAELRSKGVHADIIAQTLEKTDRTDEQELRKVIAKKHRRYAGDRQKFVQYLVRQGFSYDDVVSALNDVEEVNN
- a CDS encoding 2'-5' RNA ligase family protein — its product is MASVSLVFDDKQNAYLRELSEKMNLDFGEFIPHVTLINVTEQDMPRLKAAAAALPVLGRLVLDGVNFLPDKAGNCVWVELRTQKTAWMVEARQQLLAALDGIHPGLDVDGFRPHITLGCVEAGTLDDVNMSAIPGQLPVITEPRAAACYNGVHGKVVEVVE
- the recA gene encoding recombinase RecA, yielding MAKTDEKKAVKTEKSVAAEKKIDDGKLKALGLAMDQITKQFGDGSIMKLGEAHKVDVEVIPSGSLSLDLALGGGYPKGRIIEIYGPESSGKTTLTLHAIAEIQKQGGTAAFIDAEHALDPAYAKRLGVDTENLLVSQPDNGEQALEITETLVRSNAVDLIVVDSVAALTPQAEIDGDMGDSHMGLQARLMSQALRKLTGIINKSKATVIFINQIRMKIGVMFGNPETTTGGNALKFYASQRVDIRRIGQIKVGDDIRGNRTKIKVVKNKIAPPFRIAEFDIMYNEGISKTGDILDLAATHGIVEKSGAFYKYNGETIGQGRDKTKLYLKENPEVLAEIDQKVREKVKEGEN
- a CDS encoding type II secretion system protein, with the protein product MKKCSGFTVIELLFVIIMLTVGLGIAVVQIGKVKNASDDSHKKTAINAMYYSLEESFYKQHGYYPETLTDDTLPTMDKALLTDPKGKKIGDANSAYRYETQNCQEGKCKHFTLRAKLVNESDFVKESRNK
- a CDS encoding PH domain-containing protein — its product is MDTKDHQSNNQQPAAYDVEGRPLYYHPPQDAQPEEPQSTAAQRPSHVTVLPESMEGQNFDPRIRSQYANEPDVVHTVRNLEPQPMVISEELKRKHEESVAQYPQLNLSEGEYVILDIKRHPIGIVAPIAITVIIIMVIFGFAFLYPSLITGGSLLPVPSPTAMFGIATLFAILAALGGAVALWVYLQNQFYMTNESVIQEIQESLFSRHEQTVSLGSIEDASFRQSGIIQMIFNYGTIRLSTEGEETTYIFHFVANPKHQIGIVNNAIEAFKNGRPVDD
- the ruvB gene encoding Holliday junction branch migration DNA helicase RuvB; the protein is MAIERIVDTSSHIDDTEEQRIEVSLRPQSFSEYVGQERLKRNLRLAIDAAKKRGEPLDHVLLYGPPGLGKTTMATVIANEMGTNLRITSGPAIEKAGDLASILTNLADGDILFIDEIHRLGRAVEEILYSAMEDFKLDIVIGKGPAARSIRLDLPQFTVIGATTRTGSLAAPLRDRFGHIYRLEFYEPEDIAKIVTRSAAILESSIRHEAANLLSTRARLTPRIANRLLKRVRDYADVNGDGIIDVKTTTSALEMLEVDELGLDPADRNLLQSILENYGDNPVGLTTIAALTGDEATTIEDFYEPYLLQIGFIERTPRGRRITLRAQAHLGYQPKK
- a CDS encoding HIT family protein, whose product is MNTCTTQKDCEICPLLVGQTAADDNVILQTERWVAVLDRNQCYLGKSFITLRQHKETLSDLDEADWMELHQVIRQLEQAVKEAFGADVCNWECLMNNAVKAGRPTHIHWHLHPRYLGGTTFTGEEFPDPKWPRHLENAVHMVGDETFREIMQALRSRLTRA